The Streptomyces sp. B3I8 nucleotide sequence CACGGACACCCCTGTCACGGACGGTACCGACACCTCCCCGGCAAAGGGCTGGCTGTTCCTGCTGCGCGCCGGTCTGGCCGAAGCACGCGACACACCCCAGGTGCGATCCTGCCTGCTGATGATCTCGGTCCTGGCGGGACTCGGTGTCGTGGACGAGTACCTTCCCGTGCTCGCCAAGGAGGGGAACGCTCCGTCGGCCGTCATCCCGCTGCTTCTGCTGCTCCCCTGGGGCGCGATGGCTCTCGGCAGTTTCATGGGATGGCGGCTCGCCAAGGCGGGCAACCGCGCCCTGGCCGGTCTGCTTCTCCTCGGCGGCTCGGCCCTGGCACTGGGCGCGCTCAGCCGCCACCCCGGCGGGTTCCTGGGCATCGCCGTCTTCTACTGGGTACTGCGCATGCTCCAGGTCGTCATGGGCGCCCGCCTGCAACACGCCATCACCGGCCCGGCCCGGGCGACGGTCTCCTCGGTCGCGGGGCTGGGCGCGCAGACGGTGTCACTCATGATCTTCCTTGGTTCCGCCCTCTGCGCCCGGTGGGTCTCCGCCTCCATGCTGGTCGCCCTCACGTCCATCCCGGTGTTCCTGACCGCGACACTGCTCCTCCTGCGTCCGCGGCACCTTTCCACAGCCACCGCGCAGAGCGCACAGGACGGCCCTGGCGGCGTTCCGCCTGTGTCCGTTTCCGGACCGGCACCTCAGGCCGACCTCCGTGAGGACCGATCGGCGCCCACAGGGGAGAGCGACACATGACGGGCAAGACGATCACCTCCGTCGTGGAGAGCCTGGCCGGCGACGTACGGCAGGCCCTCGGCCTCGCTCCCCAGGAACCGCTCGACAGGTCGTTCGCGGGTCTGGGCGGCAGTTCCATGGAAGCCGCGCAGCTCAGCCTCCGCCTGCGCCGCGTGCGGGGATTGACCCTCGGCGCACATGAACTCCTCGACGCCGCCGACGTACAGCGTCTGCTGGACGAACTCGTCACCCGCCCCCGCGCCGAGCCCGCGGGGCACCCGGTCGACGCGCCGCCCACCGGCCGCGCGCCGCTCACCTGGCAGCAGCGGGTGATCTGGTACCGGTCCGTCCTGGACCCCGGCTCCTCCCGGTACGTCTTCCACGCACTGTTCCACTTCACCGGGGCGCCCCGCCCGTCCGCCCTGCGCGCGGAACTGCGTCGGCTGCTGCGCCGGCACCCCGTCCTGCGCACCCGGATCGTCATCGACGACGGCAACCCCTGGCAGGTGGTGCCGCCCGCCGACGTCACGGACGCCGAGGTCGACCTGACCGTGGTGGACCTGCCGGGTGACGCCGTCTCTCCGGAGGAACTGGTCCGGCTCAGTGGTTCCGACCGTCCTTTCGACCTCGCCGCGGGCCCGCTGCTGCGCTGGGTGCTGGTACGGCTGCCGGACGGCCGGGGCGTGCTCGTGCACACCGAGCACCACATGATCCACGACGGCAAGTCCTTCGTCGCCCTGCTGGACAGCCTGGCCGACGGCGACACCGCCCCGGATCTGCGCTACTTCGCCCATGCCTCGGCCCAGTCGCCGGCGGAGCCTGCCGAGGTCCGCGAGGCCGCTGCCCGAGCCGCGCGGATCACCGGCCCGATACCGGGCGCGGAAACCCCCGGAGCCGTCCGAAGCACCTTCTTGCGCCTGCCCGTACCCGCCGCTCTCCTGCGAGCGGTCAGGGACGCCTCACGGCGAACGTCGGTGTCCCTGTTCACGGCGCTGTTCACGGCCTTCTCCCAAGCACTGACGCGGTACGAGGGCGTGAACGCCGTCGTCCTGGGCAGTGCCGTGGAGAACCGTCCACCGGGCCACGAGGACACCGTAGGAAGGTTCGTCTCGATCATCCCAGTGGTGGTCGAGCGGCGTCCTGGCGAACTGCCCGAGGCCACCCTGCGCCGCACGAAGGGAGCCCTGCGCGAGGCGATGGACCACTCCGCGGTCCCGCTGCCGGACATCGTCCAGGCCCTCGGCGGTACGGCCGGACGCGATGACAGTGCCGTGGTGCGGGCCGCTTTCAGCATGCACCAGCAGAGCGACCGCGAGGTCCGGCTCGGCGGTGCCACCGCCCGTGTCCAGCTCGGCGTGTTCAACGGGGCTCCCACATTCCCGGTCGACGTGGTGGCCCTCACGTCGGGAACGGGCGACGACACCCGGGTCGAACTGCTGATGGAGGCCCAGGGCGGCGCGGTCGACCGGGACGTTCTGTGGGCCCTGTGGACCTACACCCTGGACTGGCTGCGCACCTGGGTCCAGCTGCTGCCCAAGATGCGAACCCCGTCGGTGCCCACGCTGGTACAGCGGGTGCGAGCCCGGGCCACGACCGACCCGGACGCGGTGGCTCTCGACGACGGCACGCACCAGGTGACCTACGGACGGCTGACGGCTCTCGGGGAATCCGTCCGGCACATCGTGGGCCGGCCCGGGGAGGTCGTAGGTCTCCTGGGGTCGGCGTCCCCGAACTTCTTCGCCTGCGCCTACGCCGTCCTGGACGCCGGCGGGACCTATCTTCCGCTGGAGGCCGGACAGCCGGCCGCGCGGCTCGCCTCCATGGCGGACCATGCGCGCTGTGGGGCGATCGTCCGGCTCCCCGGTGTGCCGGACACGCTCGCCGACGCCCTCGAAAGGCCCGACCACCCGCCTCGGCGACTGCTGGACTGGGCGGAGCTGTCGGCCGGACTGCACACCGGGCCCACCCGCGCCGTCGTCGGCCACGGCCTGGAGAGCGCGGCGCCCGCCTGCGTGATGTTCACCTCCAGAAGCACCGGCGACCCCCTGGGCGTCATGGTGCCGCGCCCCGCTCTGGACCGGCTCGCCGACTGGGCCGTACGCGAACTACGCCTGGGCCCGGCCACTGTCGTCGGCCAGTCGGCCAACGCGGCTTGCGGTGCCTCCGCCTTCGAGGTCTGGTCCGCCCTGTACGCCGGAGCCCGGGTCTGCTTCGCCCCCTTCGAAGTCCGCTCCGACCCTCAGGGGCTGGCGACCTGGTTCGCCGAGGCCGACGTCGAGTACGCCTTCGTGCCCACCCCGATCGCCGAGCTCCTCGCGCGGGTGCCGAAGCCGGCAGGCAGCCGACTGACCCGTGTCTCCACCGGCGGGGACCGGCTGCACGCCCTGCCCGGCGATGCGCCGTTCGAGGTGCTGAACATGTACGGCGCGACCGAGACGACGGTGGTTGCCACGGCCGGCTGGATCGAACCGGGCGACACCGCGCTCCCCCCGATCGGCCGTCCTCTGCCGTACGGCTACGTCCGGGTGGTGACCGGCTCCGGCGCTCCGGCGGCCCCCGGCGAGCCCGGCGAACTGTGGGTCGGCGGCGACGGTGTGGCCGCCGGCTACACGGGAGCCCCCCAGCGGAGCGCCTCGGCCTTCGTCGCCGATCCGCACACCGAGGACGGTGCGCTCGTCTACCGCACCGGCGACATCGTCCGGGTGGACAGCGGGGGTCGGCTGCACCACTCAGCAGGCCACTTGAGTGTTCATCACCTCGAGGCGTTGCCCTGCACCGCCGGCGGAAAGGTCGACCGGCGGCTGCTCGCCGACCTCGCCGAGAGCGGCCGGCCGCACACCACCGGTCCGGCCGGCCGCACCGATCCTCCGCGGGACTCGGCAGCACGTCCCGTGAACGGCACCGAGAGCACGGACCTGGACCAGTGGCTCCGCCTGATCACCCCGCTCCCCCGGAATGAACGCCTGAGCCTCGTACACCAACTGATCGGCTCTTTACTCAGCGACAAGGAGACACGATGAACTCCACCCCAGCACCGGCCCCGACACTGGCAGCGACCGAATATCAGGCGGCCCGACTGACCGCCTCGGCCCGGCCCGGGCACCACCACGCCGGCACACTGTCCGTGCGTATC carries:
- a CDS encoding AMP-binding protein; the protein is MTGKTITSVVESLAGDVRQALGLAPQEPLDRSFAGLGGSSMEAAQLSLRLRRVRGLTLGAHELLDAADVQRLLDELVTRPRAEPAGHPVDAPPTGRAPLTWQQRVIWYRSVLDPGSSRYVFHALFHFTGAPRPSALRAELRRLLRRHPVLRTRIVIDDGNPWQVVPPADVTDAEVDLTVVDLPGDAVSPEELVRLSGSDRPFDLAAGPLLRWVLVRLPDGRGVLVHTEHHMIHDGKSFVALLDSLADGDTAPDLRYFAHASAQSPAEPAEVREAAARAARITGPIPGAETPGAVRSTFLRLPVPAALLRAVRDASRRTSVSLFTALFTAFSQALTRYEGVNAVVLGSAVENRPPGHEDTVGRFVSIIPVVVERRPGELPEATLRRTKGALREAMDHSAVPLPDIVQALGGTAGRDDSAVVRAAFSMHQQSDREVRLGGATARVQLGVFNGAPTFPVDVVALTSGTGDDTRVELLMEAQGGAVDRDVLWALWTYTLDWLRTWVQLLPKMRTPSVPTLVQRVRARATTDPDAVALDDGTHQVTYGRLTALGESVRHIVGRPGEVVGLLGSASPNFFACAYAVLDAGGTYLPLEAGQPAARLASMADHARCGAIVRLPGVPDTLADALERPDHPPRRLLDWAELSAGLHTGPTRAVVGHGLESAAPACVMFTSRSTGDPLGVMVPRPALDRLADWAVRELRLGPATVVGQSANAACGASAFEVWSALYAGARVCFAPFEVRSDPQGLATWFAEADVEYAFVPTPIAELLARVPKPAGSRLTRVSTGGDRLHALPGDAPFEVLNMYGATETTVVATAGWIEPGDTALPPIGRPLPYGYVRVVTGSGAPAAPGEPGELWVGGDGVAAGYTGAPQRSASAFVADPHTEDGALVYRTGDIVRVDSGGRLHHSAGHLSVHHLEALPCTAGGKVDRRLLADLAESGRPHTTGPAGRTDPPRDSAARPVNGTESTDLDQWLRLITPLPRNERLSLVHQLIGSLLSDKETR
- a CDS encoding MFS transporter — encoded protein: MPHSSSRSFRVGFVYLYTGLTELLPLHAVYALLMASHGVSTSELSLLFALWTVTTFLFEIPSGAVADRFPRHRVLASAALAQCTGFVLWTALPSLGSFAAGFVLWGLSTALTSGTLQSLLYDGLAADGRSEEYTRVSSRMATVQACSIAVSSLVASPVVLLGGYSAAGWISAVLTLLAVPTALALGRRRQDIPATDTPVTDGTDTSPAKGWLFLLRAGLAEARDTPQVRSCLLMISVLAGLGVVDEYLPVLAKEGNAPSAVIPLLLLLPWGAMALGSFMGWRLAKAGNRALAGLLLLGGSALALGALSRHPGGFLGIAVFYWVLRMLQVVMGARLQHAITGPARATVSSVAGLGAQTVSLMIFLGSALCARWVSASMLVALTSIPVFLTATLLLLRPRHLSTATAQSAQDGPGGVPPVSVSGPAPQADLREDRSAPTGESDT